The Rickettsiales bacterium genomic interval GCGCGATGGTCGCAGGATCGCCCTTTCGTTTGAAGAAGCGCATGCGCAGCAGGCTCAGCCTCCCGCAACTCCACCTGCCACCCCTGCTCCTGCCGCTCCCGCTGCCCCAGCCGGTGAAAATAAAACCGCACCCGCGCCCGCGGCAGGCGGTGAAGGAAAAGCCGCCCCTGCGGAAGGCGCTGGCAATACGAATGAAGCAGCCGAAGAAGAATCTGCCAAGCATGAATTCTCCCAGGTAGAGATCGACCTGTTGCAGAGCCTCGCCAAACGCAGGCAGGAACTGGATGAATGGGCAAAACAGGTCCAGTTGCGCCAGAACATGCTCAATGCCGTCGAGGAACGTATCGACGAAAAGACGGAAAAGCTGGAAAAGATGAAGCAGGAAGTGGAAACACTGCTGGCAAAATATAACGAACAGGAAGATACGAAGATCCGCAGCCTCGTTAAAATCTATGAAAGCATGAAACCTAAAGATGCCGCACGCATCTTTGAAGAACTGGATATGCCCGTGCTGCTGATGGTAGTGGACAAGATGTCGGAGCGTAAGGTCGCCGGAATCCTGGCCAATATGTCCCCCGGCAAGGCCAAGGATGTGACCATCCAACTCGCCGAACAGCGCAAACTGCAGCGCAACCGCGTTGGCGCGGCACTGTCACCCAACGCTCCCGCACCGGCAGCCCCGCCCGCGCAAGGCGGCAGGTAATTTTCTAATTTAACGCGTTGATCTTTGCCGCAAGAATAAAATCATTCTCGTGCAGCCCGTTTATCGCATGGGTCTGCAACCGGAGATTCACATACCCCCATCCAAACGCAATATCCGGATGATGCCCCTCCTGCTCCGCCACCTCTCCCACTTTCTGCACGAAGGCAAGCGCCTGCTTAAAGTTCGTGAATGTATAAGAACGCAGTAGCCATTTACCGTTCGCATCCAGCGCCCATCCCGGCACTTGCTGCAGCAATGCACGCGCTTGTGCGACAGGAAGCGAAGGCAGATCGCCACGACACGCAATGCATGTTTTGTTTTGCAGTTCCATCATTAAGCTCCCCGGGAAATCGCTTCCGCCACATTGACACGGTACGCCATAAAGGCAGGAATAGCCGAAGCCAGCACGCTGCTGGCCACAGCAGCCAGTGCTCCCATCAACTCGTAACCGTTGAACCAGCTCCCTGCCAGGGTGATATGCTGAGTCGCCTCGATCCAGTGCCGGATGCAGAATGTCAGTATATGCCCGAGCACGAGGCCGCTCAGCGTCCCTGCGATACCAAGCGCCATTCCCTCCATCATGACATACGCGAACACTTTGCTGCGCGTTGCCCCAAGCACACGTAACAAGGCAATGTCATATTGCCGGTCGCTCACCGCATTGAACAATGCCATGAAAAAGCCGATAGCGGCAATAATCACCAGTGCCGCGCCGAATATACGGATCGCTTCCCCACCGACACCGAGCATCCTGCTCAGATGCAGCATCTCAAAAGCGGGGCTTGCAGCCTGCATCGTATTGCTGTGGTTGACAAGCTGGGGTAACACCGCCGCTGCCAACGGAGATTTATACGTCAGCAGCAATGCCGTAATCTGTTTATCCTCATGCACCACCTCCTCTTCATCCGTATCCTTATGGCCGGAATGGTGATGGCGGACCGAATGCGGCTGGGGATGCCATGTGCCCGGCACGCTGGTAAGCACAAGCCGGTCAATCACGGAATCCGTAGGCGCGAGGATGCCGGTCACCTCATACGGAAATTCTGCCTGTCCGTCACCGTCGATGATACCACGCTCGGCTTTCAACGTCTGCCCGACCTTGAGATGCATCGCCCGCGCCACATCGCTGCCGATCACGGCTTGCATATTCTGATTCCAGTATGCGCCAGAAGCGAGTTTCGCTCCATAATGCTGCGGATAATCTGGTGTCGTGCCCACAACCCGAAATCCCTGATAATTATCCCCTAACGCAATCGGAATCGACGAAGCCACCAGTGAATTCTTTTCTATCTTCTTTGCCTCTTCCAGATCGATATTTCCTACCGGCATATCAAGGTGGAAAATCGTGGAAAGAATCAGCTGCACAGGACTGCCCTTCGCGCCGATAACGAGATCGAACCCGGCAAGATCACGGTCAAAGCGCCGCTGCACCTGATCGCTGATATGGGCAACCGTAACGATGATGGCAACGCCGAATGCGAGCACCAGAATATTGAAAATGTTGCCCACCCGGTTATAGCGTAAACTGGCAAGGCTTAGCCTGACGATGTTCATGGGGCCTTCTCAAAATGAATAACGTTGCGAAAATGCGGCTTCACACGGCTATCATGCGTTGCAATCATGAGCGCGGCGCCTGTTTCCTCCGCCAGTTCACGGATGATTTCCAGAACCGTTTCGCAGTTCGCATCGTCCAGGCTTGCCGTCGGTTCGTCCGCCAGCAGCAGTCTCGGCATATGCATCACGGCTCTTGCGATCGCAACGCGCTGCGCCTGCCCGCGGCTGATCTGGGACGGCAGGTAATCCCTGCGCTCATAAATACCAAGCTTATTCAGTACATGCGTAATATACTGCATATTGGGCGGCATGTTCACCGCATAGCAGGCCAGCATCAGGTTTTCCATCACCGTGAGCGACGGCATAAGCTGCAACGTCTGAAAAATGACTCCAAGATTGACCCCGCGGAAACGATCCATCTCCGCTTCCTTGAGCCGCGTGATGTCGATACGATCGATAATAATGCTGCCGCTCAGCACGGGCACCAGCCCCGCAATAGCATAGAGCAGTGTCGTCTTCCCGCCGCCGGAAGAACCGGTTACAAGGCACTCGCCACGCTCCGGCAGGTCCAGGCTCGGTATCATCAGTATGGGTTTATTCCCATAACCGATCGATAAATTATCAATCTTCAGCACACATGATCCTATGTATTACTGTTTCAATATATCGGCGGCAATGCCGCGCGTTCCGTCGCGCTTTTGGAACGTACTGCAGGCATGATGTCATTAACACGCTAATCGCGCCTGCAACACTCACCGGCAGGCAGCACCGATTGAAAAGACGGAAGGCGCACTATAGGCAAGAACGTATACACGTTCAATACCATATTGGTTACGGAAGGAGAAAAAAACGCGAAAAGCAAAAACGGCTATTCTACCTGGACATACCGTGATTTTCTGCCTCATGCACATGAGTGCCATGCTCATGATGCCCAAAAGCCTCATTGACTCCGCGCGCGACCCGCTCTTCACGATGCTGGAACCGGTAAGGTACAGTGGCGCGGGCTCCCAGCAGCAGCGCATTGCTGACAACCGTGCCGAATATCTTGCCTGCGTAAAGCGTTTTGCGATTGGCAGTGCTGCCCATTTTTTTCTGCACCTCAACATTAGTCGCGGCGGACAACGTATTCCAGGTCATAACATCGCCCAGATGATTCATCTCATAATTATATAACTCTTCCTGCTTCGTCTGCGCCTCCGGTCCCAACGGATCAAGATTATGCTCGAGCGCCCAACTGCGCGCACCACGTTCTGCGCCCTTACGAAAATACCACCCCATCGTCGGCTCAGCGACTTTGCGAATTCCATTCGCCACCCACGGTGCGTAATGATGAACAGCAGCAGTCAGCGGGACGGCCGTCAAATCGCCTATGACTTCTCCGCTGAACCAATGCTTGACGTTCTGGACAAAACTGGGCTTATGCGCATGTTCATGACCGGGGCCATGGTGATCGTGAGACTCAAAGATACCGTTAAGCCATTTGGGAAGTTTATCGCTCTGAACGCGCTGCTGTATCCAGGCACCAACGAATGGCTGGATCAAAGAATCAGTAAAAAGACAGGATATGGCATGGTTAAGCGGATACAGCATATCCCTCAGCCACGAGTGCTTCTCGGGCTCCGGCTGCACCTGTGTTTCAGGCGCTTGTATATGAACGCTGCTTTCCTCTTCCGCCATCAACGTTACTTTCACGCATTACGTGTAATATTATATCAATCATAGCGGAATCAGGCAGCACAGTAAAGAAAACTACGCCCTGTCACAAAAACTTAACAGATCGATTATTCATCATTATCAGATGGTTCAGCAGGAGGCACCGGAGCAGCGTCTGCCGGAACAGTAAGGTTGAATACCTCCGGCGGCTTCATATCAGGCAACTGTATAGCGGCATTCAACTCAATAAAGCATCCGGATTGTTCACTATCCAGGCATGATGCCCACGCATCCGGTAAAGCCGGGACTTCATTATCCAATTTTGTTTCGACCGTCTTGTCAGGAACAGCGGCTTTTTCATAAATTCCGAAATACCAGTAACCGTAAACAGCCGCTATGCCCAGTATCCCGAACCAGACGATATTGCGTGAAGGAAGCTGTTGATGGGTATGCGCAGTGGGAACAAAAAATTTCTGGGAGTGATGTCCGCCGAACAGCTTTTCATAAGCTGCCACCACTTCATCCGCATTCAGCCGCAGATATTCGGCATAATTTTTGACATAGCCTCGTATATAAGCTTTGCCGGGCAGTCCGCTTAAATCGCCTTTTTCCAGATCATGAAGATATTTCGGCCGTATATGCAGGTCACGGGCAGCCTGTTCGACGGTCACTTTCAGGCTCTCGCGGACATCCCGCAGATAACGCCCTATATCAACATAATCATCGGCTTGCATAGTCTCACGAACAGGTAGGGGGAACACAGTAATATCTACACTGTTTTCCGCGATCACGCCAGAGAAAGCATTGTCATTAGGAGGAGATTTTTTGTGCCAAAATCAGATAGTGATCTGATGGTCGCGTGCATACTCTTCCAGCATTCTGCGAATGCTCGGCTCAGAGGAAGCGCACAGCATGTCTATATACTTTGTCAGTTCTGCAACATCAAGACTACGTACCATGGTTTTGACCGGACCGACAGCGGAAGGAGGCATGGAAAAAGCTCGCAATCCTACACCGATCAGGGCCATCGCTTCCAGTGGCTTGCTGGCCATTTCCCCGCAGAATCCTGCTTCGACACCCGCCTTGTTGCATTCTTCCAGAATATTACGGACAATCAGCAGCACTTCCGGCGCAAGCGTATCGTAGCGGTCGGATACACGCTGGCTTCCGCGGTCACAGGCAAAAATAAACTGCAGCAGGTCGTTACTGCCGATAGAGATGAAATCAACACGCTTCATGAGCGCCGGCAGCTGCCATAAGATCGCAGGCACTTCAATCATGGTTCCCACGCGAATCTTCCTGGGCAACGTTATGCCATCGGATTGCGCGCGCGCCAATTCCAGGTCGATCAGCTTGCGCGCTTCGTCGATCTCATTAACCTGCGTGATAAACGGCAGCATCACGTTAAGCTGACGGTCCGCCGCCGCATGGATCAGTGCGCGGAACTGGCGGCGCAGAATGGCAGGACGATCCAGGCCGATACGCGTAGCACGCCAGCCCAGAGCCGGATTCTCTTCACCGTCAATGGGGAAATAAGGCAGCTGCTTATCGCCACCAATGTCGAATGTGCGGAATATCACTTTCTTATCGCCCGCCTGGCGCAGAATCTTGGAATAGACACGCGCCTGCGATTTCACATCCGGCATGGACGGGGAAATCAGGTAAGGAAGCTCGGTCCGGTAAAGACCGATACCGTCTACATCATCCGCCTGCAGATGTTTAACATCCACAAACAGTCCGGCATTGATATTAAGCGAAACCTTCACTCCATCCTGCGATATTGGCAGCAGGTTCTGCTGTGCCGCATAAGCCTGCGTACGCATTTCATTGGAGCGTATATGCTCGGAAACGGTACGCTCGATACTATCGTTCGGGCGCAGATAGACTTCGCCATTATCCCCATCCACGATGACGGGATCGCCCGACTGAATAAGCCCGTAAGCCCCCGCGACTTTACCGACGACAGGAATTTCCATCGCACGCGCAATAATCACGATATGCGATGTCGCAGCCCCATCTTCCAGAATAATACCTTTGAGCCGTTTGCGCCCATATTCCAGCAACTCTGCCGGACCGAGGGTGCGCGCCACCAGTATGAACCGGGCGGGCAGATGCTGGGGCCCTTGTATACGGTTCTCACCGGAGAGATGCTGTAGCAGACGGTTGGAAACATCCTCAAGATCATGAATACGGTCGCGGATATATTCGCTCGAGACAAGATTCATGCGCTCGGTCATTTCTTCCTGCGCCTTGACGACCGCAGATTCCGCTGTCAATCCCCCATTGATGGCTTCGGCAATCCTGCTGATCCACCCTTTGTCATGAGCGAACATGCGATAAGCTTCCATAATATCGCGATGCTCACCGCCTTCTTCCAGCCCCGCTTGGTAAATAAGCTTATCGATAGAATCCTGCAATGAATCCAGCGCCGCCTGCAAACGCTGGTATTCTCGCGCCGGGTCTTCCGAAAGCGCAATCTTTACCTCAATGCGCTTGCGGTGCAGCACGGCAACGCCGCGTGCAAGACCGGGAGCAAATTTGAGTCCCACGAAATGTTGGGAGAACAAGGTGGTGCTGCTGCCTTCGCGCAGCTCCGATTTGCTTACGAGTTTCCCGGACTGGTTCAACTCCGCAAGCACCATGGCCACGGTCTGCAGCACCTCGATCTGGTCGTCGGAAAAATTCTTTTCCTGCTTGTCCTGCACTACGAGTACGCCTACGACTTTTCCGCTCTGCAGAATCGGCACGCCGACAAAGGCGTTATACATTTCTTCCCCCGTTTCCGGGCGGTAGACGAATTTGGGATGGTGCTGGGCATCGGCCAGATTAACCGGGATGGCAGTGGCTGCGATATCGCCGACCAGACCTTCCCCCACCTGCAGGCGCGTCAGATGCACCGAAGACGGATTGAGGCCGACATTGGCAAACAGTTCGAGCACATCCCCTGCCCGTAGCAAATATACAGAACACACGTCGCAAGCCATCTCGCTTGCAATCACACGTACGATTGCGTCCAGCCTGTCCTGGGCCGAAGCCGGGGATGCCATAACGTCGCGAATCTGGCGAAGCAAAACAAGCGGGGACGATTCAGTCTCTTTTTTCACAGTTCGTGGCATAATGTTCCGTTTTGCTGCGGTGCAATATAAGTCTATTGGCAAACCACCAACCCATTATATCAAAAAAAATCGGAATGGGAACCACGGAATTCCCATAGCGCACTGAACAAAGAACTGAGCTCTATCAATATTCCGATTTACTGGCGAATCCGAGCCGCTTGAAAGCGGCTGAAAGTTTGTGGCGCCCGACATTCTTGGCCAACGCAAAATCCGAGCTCAGCCAGTTGAACATAATGGAACGGCGCTGCCCTTCAAATTTATTATGGCCGTGCCAGGAATTTTCCGTACGCTTAAAACCGATAATGCTGCCCGCTTCAGGCGGCACTTCCGTAATCATATTATCCAGATTTTCACTATCCCTGAGCAGACGCAGCCTGCCGCCCGAAGCATCCCAGCTTTCATTCAGATAAAGCAGGCATGTGGCGATTTTATCCTTAGAGTCGTTATGGATGCGCCCGTCCTTGAGCTGGCACTGTCCGCGTACGGAAATCATCAGCGGCTTATCCGCCAGTTTCATGCCGAATTTTTCCCCCACGATCTCGGCGACCTCACGGCTCTGAATCGCATCGATCAGCTTTTTAAAAGCCGGACCGTATTCCAGATCGGAGATATAGAACACGCCCGGTTTGGTGATATTCGGGAAATCGGCGCTAATGGCCTTCATATCCTGCGAATCGATCAGCCCGCGCCCGACAAAGTGCGGAAACGGCTCGGTTTCAGCTTTGATATTCCGAAGCGCTTCCAGGTTAATCATGGCTTGCGCACCAGATCGCTGTAATCCTGCATCAGCTGCTTGGCAATCGGCCCAACCGTGAATTTATAGTCGCCGACAACACCCACCGGGGAGACCTCTGCTGCAGTGCCGCATAAAAAGACTTCGGAAGCATTTGCAAGCTCTTCCGGCTTAATCTGACGCTCAACGACTTTAATGCCGCGCGCCTTGGCCAGGTCGATAATGGTGCGGCGTGTAATTCCGTCCAGGAAACAATCCGGCACCGGCGTATGCAGTTCACCGTTGAATACCAGAAACACATTCGCGCCCGTCGCTTCGGCGATAAGGCCGCGATAATCCAGCATCAGCGCATCTTCATAGCCCTCTTTTTCCGCCGCATGCTTGCTAAGCGTACAGATCATGTAAAGCCCTGCCGCTTTGCTCGCCGTGGGAGCCGTATTCGGGGCCGGGCGCGCCCATTTGGAGATTTGCAGGCGCAGGCCGCGTTCCTTGGCTTCATTGGAGAAATAGCTGGGCCAGCTCCACGCCGCCACCGCCACATGGATTTTATTGTGCTGGGCGGAAACCGCCATCATTTCGCTGCCGCGCCATGCAACCGGACGCACATAACCGTTTTCAATACCGTTCTTGGCAACGACTTCTTTCGTGACAGCATCGAGCTGCGCAACGGAATAAGGCAGATCAAACCCCAGGATCTTCGCAGAGTTTGCCAGACGCTCCGTATGCTCGGTCAGCTTGAATACTTTACCGTTATAAACGCGCTCGCCTTCAAATACGCAGCTGGCATAATGCAATCCGTGATTCAACACATGCACTTTGGCGTCACGCCATTCCATCATTTTGCCGTTATACCAGATAAATCCGTCGCGATCGTCAAAAGGCACTATTTGCATGTCAGTCATTTCCGTATAAGTAGTTAAGGTTTCAGCATAATAGCTGAAATTTGTCTTCCGTAATCCGTTTCGCCGCGATGCGTTGCACGGCGGAAACTGAAGAACGCATCTTCTTCGATATACGTATCGTTTTCAAGCATATTTATATTGCCGATCCCGGTTTGTTTCAGCGTGTCGCGAACAAATGTTTTCAGATCGAACAGCCAGTGTTTTTCCTGCCGGGAGGGTATAAAATACACCTTATAGCCTGCGTCCCTCTGCAGAAAACGATCCCGAAACTCATCCCCTACCTCATAGGAGGGTTGGGCGATCGCCGGCCCGATGGCACAGGCAATGGCTTCACGCTTCGCCCCAAGCGCGATCATGGCTTCAATCGTATTCTGCAATACTCCGGAGAATGCGCCTTTCCAGCCGGAATGCGCAGCCCCTATCACACCGCGTTCTGCATCCGCAAACAGCACAGGCACGCAATCCGCCGTCAGGATGCCCAGCGCCACGCCCGGTCGGTTCGTCACCATGGCATCTCCTTGCGGCCTACCGCTGTTCTCCCAGCTTTCCGCAACGGTCACAACATCTGCGCTATGTATCTGCATGAGGCTGCACAGATGTTTTTCCTGCGTCCCAAGCGCGGCTGCAACCCTGCGCCTGTTTTCAATCACATGCCCGGCATTATCCGCTGATCCGAGACCGCAATTAAGCGATGCATAAACACCTTCGCTCGCACCTGCGTTGCGAGTAAAGAAACCATGCGCCAGCTCTGGCGCAGCGGACAAATTGGACGCGGTAAGAAACATAAGGGAAATATACACGAGATAATGCTGCAAACAACCAGATTATGGAGCTAGAAGGAAGACGGTAAATCTAGCGCACCGCAACCGGAGAAGAGTCCTGAGCCTTAACCTGCTCGACATGGCTGGCGGGTGCCGGCGGCATTTTCCGGTCGCTCTGACCGACCTTGGAGGCAAACTTACTGGATGGCGTGTGCACACCGGCCTGTTCGGCATTTTTTATCTCTTTTGACGCAAGATACTCATCATAAGTGATGCCGTTGCGTTCATCATTTTCCAGCAGGACGGCCAGCTCACGTTTGAGGGCTTCCCTACTTTCCATGCCAAGCTTCTCGCTGGCCCTGTGCGGGGGATGCTTGGTGCGTTCCGAGAATGCGCTTCTGACTTCTGAGATTCTGATATTGCGCGTAAGCGAAGCCATCGCTCCCATATAGGAAAGCGTTCCCACCACAAATCCTGTGAATGCCACCGCTGCGGTCTTGACTGCACTTTTGTCGGAAAAATGTTTCTTCGGCACCAGCGACATTCCTACCACAGCGGCTGCCGTAGCCGCAGTGCCGATCTGGCCTGCTTTTTTATAGATTTGGTTATTCTGCTCGACCAGTGCGTCTGACCGGTTCACCAGATCGGAATAATGCTCTTTCATCAATGTGTCGG includes:
- a CDS encoding 4a-hydroxytetrahydrobiopterin dehydratase, yielding MMELQNKTCIACRGDLPSLPVAQARALLQQVPGWALDANGKWLLRSYTFTNFKQALAFVQKVGEVAEQEGHHPDIAFGWGYVNLRLQTHAINGLHENDFILAAKINALN
- a CDS encoding ABC transporter permease, which produces MNIVRLSLASLRYNRVGNIFNILVLAFGVAIIVTVAHISDQVQRRFDRDLAGFDLVIGAKGSPVQLILSTIFHLDMPVGNIDLEEAKKIEKNSLVASSIPIALGDNYQGFRVVGTTPDYPQHYGAKLASGAYWNQNMQAVIGSDVARAMHLKVGQTLKAERGIIDGDGQAEFPYEVTGILAPTDSVIDRLVLTSVPGTWHPQPHSVRHHHSGHKDTDEEEVVHEDKQITALLLTYKSPLAAAVLPQLVNHSNTMQAASPAFEMLHLSRMLGVGGEAIRIFGAALVIIAAIGFFMALFNAVSDRQYDIALLRVLGATRSKVFAYVMMEGMALGIAGTLSGLVLGHILTFCIRHWIEATQHITLAGSWFNGYELMGALAAVASSVLASAIPAFMAYRVNVAEAISRGA
- a CDS encoding ATP-binding cassette domain-containing protein is translated as MLKIDNLSIGYGNKPILMIPSLDLPERGECLVTGSSGGGKTTLLYAIAGLVPVLSGSIIIDRIDITRLKEAEMDRFRGVNLGVIFQTLQLMPSLTVMENLMLACYAVNMPPNMQYITHVLNKLGIYERRDYLPSQISRGQAQRVAIARAVMHMPRLLLADEPTASLDDANCETVLEIIRELAEETGAALMIATHDSRVKPHFRNVIHFEKAP
- a CDS encoding helix-turn-helix transcriptional regulator; this translates as MQADDYVDIGRYLRDVRESLKVTVEQAARDLHIRPKYLHDLEKGDLSGLPGKAYIRGYVKNYAEYLRLNADEVVAAYEKLFGGHHSQKFFVPTAHTHQQLPSRNIVWFGILGIAAVYGYWYFGIYEKAAVPDKTVETKLDNEVPALPDAWASCLDSEQSGCFIELNAAIQLPDMKPPEVFNLTVPADAAPVPPAEPSDNDE
- the ptsP gene encoding phosphoenolpyruvate--protein phosphotransferase — its product is MPRTVKKETESSPLVLLRQIRDVMASPASAQDRLDAIVRVIASEMACDVCSVYLLRAGDVLELFANVGLNPSSVHLTRLQVGEGLVGDIAATAIPVNLADAQHHPKFVYRPETGEEMYNAFVGVPILQSGKVVGVLVVQDKQEKNFSDDQIEVLQTVAMVLAELNQSGKLVSKSELREGSSTTLFSQHFVGLKFAPGLARGVAVLHRKRIEVKIALSEDPAREYQRLQAALDSLQDSIDKLIYQAGLEEGGEHRDIMEAYRMFAHDKGWISRIAEAINGGLTAESAVVKAQEEMTERMNLVSSEYIRDRIHDLEDVSNRLLQHLSGENRIQGPQHLPARFILVARTLGPAELLEYGRKRLKGIILEDGAATSHIVIIARAMEIPVVGKVAGAYGLIQSGDPVIVDGDNGEVYLRPNDSIERTVSEHIRSNEMRTQAYAAQQNLLPISQDGVKVSLNINAGLFVDVKHLQADDVDGIGLYRTELPYLISPSMPDVKSQARVYSKILRQAGDKKVIFRTFDIGGDKQLPYFPIDGEENPALGWRATRIGLDRPAILRRQFRALIHAAADRQLNVMLPFITQVNEIDEARKLIDLELARAQSDGITLPRKIRVGTMIEVPAILWQLPALMKRVDFISIGSNDLLQFIFACDRGSQRVSDRYDTLAPEVLLIVRNILEECNKAGVEAGFCGEMASKPLEAMALIGVGLRAFSMPPSAVGPVKTMVRSLDVAELTKYIDMLCASSEPSIRRMLEEYARDHQITI
- a CDS encoding 2OG-Fe(II) oxygenase, whose protein sequence is MINLEALRNIKAETEPFPHFVGRGLIDSQDMKAISADFPNITKPGVFYISDLEYGPAFKKLIDAIQSREVAEIVGEKFGMKLADKPLMISVRGQCQLKDGRIHNDSKDKIATCLLYLNESWDASGGRLRLLRDSENLDNMITEVPPEAGSIIGFKRTENSWHGHNKFEGQRRSIMFNWLSSDFALAKNVGRHKLSAAFKRLGFASKSEY
- a CDS encoding branched-chain amino acid aminotransferase gives rise to the protein MQIVPFDDRDGFIWYNGKMMEWRDAKVHVLNHGLHYASCVFEGERVYNGKVFKLTEHTERLANSAKILGFDLPYSVAQLDAVTKEVVAKNGIENGYVRPVAWRGSEMMAVSAQHNKIHVAVAAWSWPSYFSNEAKERGLRLQISKWARPAPNTAPTASKAAGLYMICTLSKHAAEKEGYEDALMLDYRGLIAEATGANVFLVFNGELHTPVPDCFLDGITRRTIIDLAKARGIKVVERQIKPEELANASEVFLCGTAAEVSPVGVVGDYKFTVGPIAKQLMQDYSDLVRKP
- the pgeF gene encoding peptidoglycan editing factor PgeF, coding for MFLTASNLSAAPELAHGFFTRNAGASEGVYASLNCGLGSADNAGHVIENRRRVAAALGTQEKHLCSLMQIHSADVVTVAESWENSGRPQGDAMVTNRPGVALGILTADCVPVLFADAERGVIGAAHSGWKGAFSGVLQNTIEAMIALGAKREAIACAIGPAIAQPSYEVGDEFRDRFLQRDAGYKVYFIPSRQEKHWLFDLKTFVRDTLKQTGIGNINMLENDTYIEEDAFFSFRRATHRGETDYGRQISAIMLKP